The following are from one region of the Patescibacteria group bacterium genome:
- a CDS encoding C39 family peptidase, with protein sequence MAKHILDVPYYSQHIDVLDESWQSRACGVICLKMVMDFYNLKSGRVIISADDLIKEGAYIEGNLPAYGWSHNHLVLLARNHGFMAYPQEFRSHKIDYANKKEEVSEYEEALIDKGIEKIISSLENGHPVIVSIFKNFEIGDKFHMVLLTGFESGRGEVKGFYYHDPDSVDKEEGKHRFVPTETFKKYWRKMAIYVNI encoded by the coding sequence ATGGCAAAACATATTTTAGACGTTCCTTATTATTCTCAACACATTGATGTCTTGGATGAAAGTTGGCAGTCTCGTGCTTGCGGTGTCATCTGCCTCAAGATGGTTATGGATTTTTATAATTTAAAGTCCGGCAGGGTGATTATATCAGCGGATGATTTGATAAAAGAGGGCGCATATATAGAAGGGAATTTGCCTGCATACGGCTGGTCTCATAATCATTTGGTCTTGCTTGCCAGAAATCATGGTTTTATGGCTTATCCCCAAGAGTTTAGAAGCCACAAGATAGATTATGCCAATAAGAAAGAGGAGGTGAGCGAGTATGAAGAGGCTCTTATTGATAAGGGAATAGAAAAAATAATTTCTTCATTGGAGAATGGACATCCGGTGATAGTCTCTATTTTTAAAAATTTTGAAATTGGCGATAAATTTCACATGGTGCTCTTAACAGGGTTTGAAAGTGGCAGAGGGGAGGTAAAAGGCTTCTATTATCACGACCCGGATTCGGTAGATAAGGAGGAGGGAAAGCATAGATTTGTCCCCACTGAAACCTTTAAAAAGTACTGGAGAAAAATGGCTATTTATGTTAATATATAA
- a CDS encoding phenylalanine--tRNA ligase beta subunit-related protein yields the protein MIVSYKWLQSYFSKDIPKPEKLANLLTMHSLEVESVEKKKGDYIIDINVTPNRAHDSLSHLGIAREISAIVGLKLKTEKLKIKSYKLKIDFDIDVKELSLCRRYAGVMIEGVRVKLSPKWLKDRLEAIGQKSINNVVDILNFVMFDVGQPMHAFDADKISGSVVVRKAKNGEKITTLDNQDIELDENILIIADENGPLALAGIKGGKRAEVGSETKNIILEAANFEPINTRKTSRRVGIRNDSSVRFENEISLNLAGQALEKATSLILKEVGGKSSAVKDFYPRKVSQYKLGLHPKDVSSLLGLEVSEKDIVKILKSLSFEVKKIKPIDNILKIAQSLKGKPYKYGASISYDAPEFFDCSSFVSYVFAHSGVQVPRMTIDQYFYGKPIEQKDLKPGDLVFSNTKVLINKIHYESVNFMKGTKIKEGVDHVGLYLGNGKIIYTSSFTGKIVIKDLKKIKEFKNLRGFRRFITEADDLLLVTVPSSRLDVRIKEDLVEEVGRIYGYENIPSVLPESALVLAIRNEGYYLSRKIKDIFVGAGFSEVYNYSFAKRGDIELQNPIAKGKEYLRSSLVEGFLNNVEENLKYFDEVKVFEIGEVFRIDNNGCVSEKKMIGGSIAYKDKKKNKEHEVFYEIKGVLSTLFEKLGILGVRFGDDGEDTALIKYNGNILGIISNFSAQGDPVLGWEIDFDILKSISSEELEYSPVSRYPSAVRDLSIFVPFRTKVEEVLDVIENMAGELLFDTDLFDIYENEERKSFAFRFIFQSYDKTLSDTEINEIMDKVMKALDERPEWEVRKST from the coding sequence ATGATAGTAAGTTATAAATGGCTACAAAGTTATTTTAGTAAAGACATTCCTAAGCCGGAAAAATTGGCTAATCTTTTGACAATGCACTCTTTAGAAGTGGAGAGTGTTGAGAAGAAAAAAGGCGATTATATTATTGATATAAATGTTACTCCGAATAGAGCGCACGACTCCCTAAGTCATTTGGGAATAGCAAGAGAAATATCGGCTATCGTTGGCCTAAAATTAAAAACTGAGAAGTTAAAAATAAAAAGCTACAAATTAAAAATAGATTTTGATATTGATGTCAAAGAACTGAGTTTGTGTAGACGTTATGCCGGCGTGATGATTGAGGGCGTAAGGGTAAAGTTATCACCGAAATGGCTTAAAGATAGGCTTGAGGCAATAGGACAGAAATCTATCAATAATGTGGTTGATATTTTAAATTTTGTTATGTTTGACGTTGGTCAGCCTATGCATGCTTTTGACGCTGATAAGATAAGTGGAAGCGTTGTAGTAAGAAAGGCAAAAAATGGAGAAAAAATTACGACTCTTGATAATCAGGATATTGAACTTGATGAAAATATTTTAATAATTGCTGATGAGAATGGTCCGCTTGCCTTGGCAGGAATAAAAGGCGGTAAGAGGGCAGAGGTGGGTAGTGAGACGAAAAATATAATCTTAGAGGCGGCTAATTTTGAACCGATAAATACAAGGAAGACTTCTCGACGAGTCGGGATTAGAAACGATTCTTCTGTAAGATTTGAGAATGAAATTTCACTTAATCTTGCGGGACAGGCTTTAGAAAAGGCGACTTCTCTGATTCTAAAAGAGGTTGGCGGTAAAAGTAGTGCTGTAAAAGATTTTTACCCCAGGAAGGTCAGCCAATATAAGTTAGGTCTTCACCCTAAGGATGTGTCTTCGTTGTTGGGACTTGAGGTCTCAGAGAAAGATATCGTCAAAATATTGAAAAGTCTGTCTTTCGAGGTTAAGAAGATAAAACCGATTGATAACATTTTAAAAATTGCGCAAAGCTTAAAAGGCAAACCTTATAAATACGGCGCGAGTATATCATATGACGCGCCGGAGTTTTTTGATTGTTCTTCTTTTGTGAGTTATGTATTCGCTCATTCGGGTGTGCAGGTTCCGCGTATGACTATAGATCAGTATTTTTATGGAAAGCCAATTGAACAAAAAGATTTGAAGCCGGGTGATTTGGTTTTTTCAAATACAAAAGTTCTTATAAATAAAATACATTACGAATCGGTAAATTTTATGAAAGGAACGAAGATAAAAGAAGGAGTTGATCATGTCGGCTTATATTTGGGTAATGGAAAAATTATATATACATCGAGTTTCACTGGCAAAATAGTAATAAAAGATTTAAAAAAAATAAAAGAGTTTAAAAACCTTCGCGGATTTAGAAGATTCATCACTGAGGCAGATGATTTACTGCTCGTCACCGTCCCTTCTAGCCGACTGGATGTAAGGATAAAAGAGGATCTAGTAGAGGAGGTGGGCAGAATATATGGGTATGAAAATATACCGTCCGTTCTTCCGGAGAGCGCTTTGGTTCTGGCTATTAGAAACGAGGGCTATTACTTATCAAGAAAGATAAAGGATATTTTTGTCGGCGCCGGTTTTAGCGAAGTATATAATTACTCATTTGCAAAAAGGGGCGATATCGAACTTCAGAATCCAATAGCGAAGGGCAAAGAATATTTAAGGTCAAGCTTAGTGGAGGGATTTTTAAATAACGTTGAAGAGAACCTTAAATATTTTGACGAAGTTAAAGTGTTTGAGATTGGAGAAGTATTTAGGATTGATAATAACGGGTGTGTTAGTGAGAAGAAGATGATAGGCGGATCTATTGCCTATAAAGATAAAAAGAAAAATAAAGAACACGAAGTTTTTTATGAGATTAAGGGAGTCTTAAGCACTCTTTTTGAAAAACTCGGTATTTTAGGCGTACGTTTTGGGGATGACGGGGAAGATACAGCTCTGATAAAATATAATGGCAATATTTTAGGTATCATAAGTAATTTTTCTGCGCAAGGCGATCCAGTTCTAGGCTGGGAAATTGATTTTGATATATTGAAGAGTATCTCGAGTGAAGAGTTGGAATACTCTCCTGTTTCTAGGTACCCTTCTGCCGTTCGAGATCTTTCTATTTTTGTTCCGTTTCGTACAAAGGTTGAAGAAGTGCTTGATGTTATAGAAAATATGGCAGGCGAACTTCTTTTTGACACGGACCTTTTTGATATCTATGAGAACGAGGAGAGGAAATCTTTTGCTTTTCGCTTTATTTTCCAGTCTTATGACAAGACACTGTCGGACACTGAGATAAACGAGATTATGGATAAAGTGATGAAAGCTCTCGACGAGAGGCCTGAGTGGGAGGTGAGAAAGTCGACCTAG
- the pheS gene encoding phenylalanine--tRNA ligase subunit alpha has translation MINNDKNWIDVSAPGKKAPRGHLHPLTQITDKISDIFSGMGFEIAEGPQIEDEWHNFDALNVPKDHPARDMQDTFWIKDRENKLCLAGEKSKKGEKLLLRTHTSSVQIRYMKNLPIGGHPIRIIAPGRVFRYEATDMTHESQFYQFEGLMVDKNINLANLKAIIEVFFQRFYNSKDIEVRLRPSYFPFVEPGVEIDIRRGRNGKWLEVGGAGMVHPRVLESVGLDPREYRGFAFGMGVDRLAMLKYKIDDVRLFYSGDLRFIKQF, from the coding sequence ATGATTAATAATGATAAAAACTGGATAGATGTTTCCGCTCCTGGTAAAAAAGCGCCTCGCGGACATCTTCACCCACTAACTCAAATTACCGATAAGATTTCAGACATCTTTTCGGGTATGGGTTTTGAGATTGCTGAAGGTCCTCAAATTGAAGATGAGTGGCATAATTTTGACGCATTAAATGTTCCTAAAGATCATCCTGCGAGAGACATGCAAGACACTTTTTGGATTAAAGACAGGGAAAACAAACTATGTCTTGCTGGGGAGAAATCAAAAAAAGGAGAGAAGCTTCTACTTCGTACCCATACTTCATCGGTACAGATTCGTTATATGAAGAATCTGCCCATTGGCGGACATCCAATAAGGATTATTGCTCCCGGGCGAGTATTTAGATATGAAGCGACTGATATGACGCATGAATCGCAGTTTTATCAGTTTGAAGGATTGATGGTGGATAAGAATATTAATCTTGCTAATTTAAAAGCGATCATAGAAGTATTTTTTCAGAGATTTTATAATAGTAAAGATATTGAAGTGCGTTTAAGGCCTAGCTACTTTCCTTTTGTTGAACCTGGTGTTGAGATAGATATAAGGAGAGGTCGAAATGGGAAATGGCTTGAAGTTGGCGGTGCTGGTATGGTGCACCCGAGAGTCTTAGAGAGTGTCGGGTTAGACCCAAGGGAATACAGAGGGTTCGCTTTTGGTATGGGGGTTGATAGGCTCGCTATGCTTAAATACAAAATTGATGATGTACGGCTTTTTTATTCAGGGGATTTAAGATTTATCAAGCAATTTTAA